Genomic window (Longimicrobiales bacterium):
CAGCGTTCAGGTGCGCGATATAATCCACCTTGATGCCTTTGGGGCACGCGGTCTGACACGCGCCGTGGTTGGTGCAATGGCCGAAGCCCTCTTCGTCGTGGATGGCGACCATCTCGACGACGCGAGTGTACCGCTCCGGCTGCCCCTGCGGCAGGACGCCGAGGTGGGTCACCTTGGCGCCGGTAAAGAGCATGGCGGACGCGTTCGGGCAGGCGGCGACGCAGGCGCCGCAGGCGATGCATTCGGCGGCGTCCATCGCCAGGTCTGCGTTGGCCTTGGGGACGGGGATATTGTTCGCATCCGGGGCGCTGCCCGTGCGAACCGAGATGTAGCCGCCCGCCTGGACGATCCGGTCGAACGGGCTGCGGTCCACGACCAGGTCGCGCAACACCGGGAAAGCGGTGGCGCGCCACGGCTCGATCCACAGCTCATCGCCATCACGGTAGTTGCGCATGTGGAGCTGGCAGACCGTCGTACGGGGCAGCGGCCCGTGCGGCTCGCCGTTGATCATGAAGCCGCAGGACCCGCAGATACCTTCACGGCAGTCGTGATCGAACGCGATCGGGTCCCTGCCTTCCCCGATGAGGCGCTCGTTCACGACATCGAGCATCTCGAGGAACGACATGTGCTCCGAAACGTCCTCGGCGACGTAGTCCTCGAAGCGTCCCGCGTCGCCGGGTCCGCTCTGCCGCCACACATGCAGTTTCAGCCTCATCTATATCCCGCCCTGGTCTCCGGAACCGTCGTCGTCAAGATCTGAACCCCGGCCCTGCCGCTGCCGGGCCGCGGGGCCTTTGCGGTCATGCTCACTTGTAGCTGCGCTGCGCAAGCTGAACGTTCTCGAACGTCAGCTCCTCGCGATGCTTCCTGGGCTCGTTGCCGACCCCCGTGAACTCCCACACGCTCGCGTGCGCGTACTGCTCGTCGTTGCGGCGTGCCTCACCTTCCGATGTCTGATGCTCCACGCGAAAATGACCGCCGCACGACTCGTCGCGGTCGAGCGCGTCGTAACACATGAGCTCGGCGAACTCGAGGAAGTCGGCGACCCGGCCGGCGTGCTCGAGCGACTGATTGAGCGTGGCCGCGCTGCCCGGCACGCGCACATCCGCCCAGAACTGCTCGCGCAGCTCCGGGATCCGCTGTAGCGCCGTGCGCAGGCCTTCCGCGGAGCGGGCCATGCCGCAGTACTCCCACATGAGCGCGCCGAGCTCACGATGGAAGTCGTTCACGGTGCGGCTGCCGTTGATGGAGAGAAGGCGATCTGCCTTCTCCGCGACTTCGCGCTCGACATCAGCAAATGCCGGATGCGTCGTGTCGAGGTCATCCTGCTTCGTGCGCGCGAGGTAGTCACCGATGGTGAGCGGCAGGATGAAGTAGCCGTCGGCCAGACCCTGCATGAGCGCACTGGCACCGAGCCGGTTCGCGCCGTGATCGGAGAAGTTCGCTTCACCGGCGACGTGCAGACCCGGAATCGTGCTCATCAGGTTGTAGTCGACCCACAGCCCGCCCATCGTGTAATGCGGCGCCGGGTAGATCCGCATGGGCACCTCGTACGGATTTTCCCCCGTAATGTTCGCGTACATGTCGAACAGGTTGCCGTACCGCTCGGCGATGACATTCCGACCGAGGCGCGCGATCGAGTCGCGGAAGTCGAGATACACACCCACACCCGACGGCCCGACGCCGCGTCCCTCGTCGACAGCCTCCTTCGCACGGCGTGACGCGATGTCGCGCGGGGCGAGGTTGCCGAAGCTCGGGTAGTGTCGCTCGAGGTAGTAGTCGCGCTCGGCATCCGGGATCTCGTTCGGCGGGCGTTTGTCGCCTGGCTCGACCGGTACCCAGATGCGCCCGTCATTGCGGAGCGATTCGCTCATCAGCGTGAGCTTCGACTGATAATCGCCACTGGGCGGGATACACGTCGGGTGGATCTGCGTGAAGCTCGGATTGGCAAAGCCGGCGCCACGGCGGTGCGCGCGCCAGATGGACGTGACGTTGCTGCCCTTCGCGTTGGTCGACAGGAAGAACACGTTGGCGTACCCGCCGGTGGCAAGCACGACGGCGTCTGCCGCCCACGACTCGATGGCGCCGCTCACAAGGTCGCGCGTGACGATGCCGCGCGCACGCCCGTCGATCAGCACGAGGTCGAGCATCTCGTGGCGCGTGTGCATCTTCACCTTGCCGCTCCGCACTTCCTTCTCCAGCGCCTGATAGGCACCGAGCAGCAGCTGCTGGCCCGTCTGGCCGCGTGCATAGAACGTACGCGACACCTGTGCTCCACCGAACGAGCGGTTCGCCAGATTACCGCCGTACTCCCGCGCGAAGGGTACGCCCTGCGCCACACACTGATCGATGATGTTGAGACTGATCTCCGCCAGTCGGTACACGTTCGCTTCACGTGCCCGGAAGTCACCACCCTTGACGGTGTCATAGAACAGGCGGCGCACGCTGTCGCCGTCGGCCTGGTAGTTCTTTGCCGCGTTGATGCCGCCCTGCGCGGCGATGCTGTGCGCCCGGCGCGGCGAGTCCTGGAAGCAGAAGCAATGGACGTTGTAGCCGAGCTCGGCCATGGTGGCTGAGGCTGCCGCCCCGGCGAGGCCGGATCCGACCACAATAACCGTGTACTTACGCTTGTTCGCGGGGTTGACCAGCTTCAGCTCGAACCGGTGCCGGTCCCACTTCGCGTCGATGGGTCCGGAAGGAATCTTTGCGTTCAGCTCCATGACGGCGCCTCAGTAGCCCACGAGCCCGGCCAGCACGGCGACCGGGAAGGAGATGTTGCCGAGCACGACCGCGCCCGCCAGAACGGCCGCGATCGGGCGGCGGACGTGGTTCATCTTCGGGTTCGTCGCACCGAACGTCTGGAGCATGCTCCAGAAGCCGTGATAGAGATGGAAGCCGAGCGGGATCATCGTGAGAATGTAGGCGACGGATACCGGCCAGCTCTGGAATCCCGCGACGAAATTGTGGTATGCGTTACCCGGTATGAAGTCGGGATGCGCATTACCGAATGTCAGGTGCATCAGGTGATAGACGACGAACCCGAGTATGATGAGGCCACCCCAGGTCATTGTGCGCGACGCGTAGCTGAAGACCATGTCGCCTTCGTACTTCCGGTAGCCCACTCTGCGCGCCTTCCTGCTCCGCAGAACGAGCTGAACCGCGGCCAGGATGTGGACGAGGACCGCGACCAGCAGGACGATGCGGATGATCCAGAGCAGCTGTCCATGCCCGAAAAACGGCGCGCCGAAGGTCCGCAGACCCTCGGCGTAGTGATTGAACGCTTCGGCACCCTGGTACACCTTGAGGTTGCCGATCATGTGACCGACGACGAAGCCGATCAGGATGACGCCCGTGGTCGCCATCATGATCTTCTTGCCGACCGTCGAATCCCACAGTGAAAACACCCGCCGCATGAGAATGCGCCTCGTTGTCGTCAGCTGAGCAGAGCCATGGTCTCGCGCACCGCATCGGCGGACTTGCCGAGGGCTGCCTTCTCATCACTCGTGAGATCCACCTCGATCACCTTCTCCAGGCCGCCACGTCCGAGCTTGCACGGGACGCCGAGGAAGATGTCCTTCATGCCGAACTCGCCCTGCAGCCAGGCCGAGCACGGCAGCACGCGCTTCTTGTCGCGCACGATGGCTTCCGCCATCTGCACCACTGCGGCGGCGGGCGCGTAATACGCGCTGCCGGTCTTGAGCAGGCCGACGATCTCCGCGCCGCCCGTGCGGGCGCGGTCGACGAGGGCATCGATGCGGTCCTTTGAGAGCAGCTGCGAGAGGGGGATGCCGCTCACCGTCGTGTAGGAAGCGAGCGGCACCATGGTGTCGCCGTGGCCGCCAAGCACGAGTGCCTGGATGTCCTCGACGCTGATGTCGAGCTCGAGGGCGATGAACGAACGGTAGCGCGCGGTGTCGAGCACTCCCGCCATGCCGATCACGCGCTCACGCGGAAAGCCGGTCGTCGTCATGCACACGTGGGCCATGACGTCGAGCGGATTGGAGACCATGATCACGATGGCGTCCGGCGAGCTGCGTTTGATGTTCTCTGACACGTCGCGGACGATGCCGGCGTTCGTCTTCAGCAGATCCTCGCGGCTCATGCCCGGCTTGCGCGCGATGCCGGCTGTCACGACGACCAGGTCGGAGCCGGCCGTATCGTCGTAGCTGTTGGTGCCGCGCACGCGCGCATCCCAGCCCTCGATCGGTGCCGACTCCCACTGGTCCAGGCCTTTGCCCTGCGGCACGCCTTCCATGATGTCGATCATGACGACTTCGCGCGCCAGTTCCCGGCGCGCGAGTCCCTGCGCGGCCGTCGCGCCCACGTTCCCAGCACCGACGACCGTAATCTTGTTGACCATGATTGATCCCGTATGGTAGTTGCTCGACAGACGCCGCAAAGTAGGCGCGCCCGGATGCAGTGTCAACGCGAGATGACAGTGGAGGACGGCGGGAATTCAGGACGTCGGGGAGCGCTTATGCGCAGGGCGTCTTTTCAGCCACCGACCTGCGACAGGGCGCGCAGGCCGCCGGAGCCGGCTGCACTTCCCTGCACGAGGTGATGCCGTTCGGGCTTGATCTCGAGGGTGCGCCGAATCAGAGGCTCGAGTGGCTCACCGGCGCGAAGGGGCGTGCGCAGGTCGGTCTCGAGGTCGCCGAACAGGCAGGGCCGCAGTCGGCCGTTGGCGGTGAGGCGCATCCGGTTGCAGCGGTCGCAATAGTTGTGACTCATGGGCGTGATCACGCCCACAGTCCCGGCCGCCCCGGCGAACTCGAAATAGGTGGCTGGACCATTGCCGGCGGGTCCCGCGACGGGCGTCAGGTCGCCGATGCGGCGCAGGCGCTCCAGCATCTCGAATGATGACACGTACTCCGCCGCGCTGATCCCGAGGTTCTCACCGACCGGCATGACCTCGATGAACCGCACGTGCCAGGGACGCTCGAGTGTGATGCGCGCAAAGTCCTCGATCTCGTCATCGTTACGCCCGCGCATGATGACGGCGTTCACCTTGATCGGTGAGAAGCCGGCGTCCTCGGCGGCGCGCAGGCCATCGAAGATGGCTGCGTGCGAGCCGGGTCTGCGGGCGAGGGCGTCCACGCGGTCCGGCCGCAGCGAGTCGAGCGAGATGTTCACGCGGTTCACACCGGCGTCCCTCAGGGGCCGGGCGAGCTTCGGCAGGAGCACGGCGTTGGTGGAAAGGGCGATGTCGTCTATGCCATCGATCGCGCGCAGCATGGACACGAGCTGCGGGAGGTCCTTGCGGACGAGCGGCTCGCCGCCGGTCAGCCGTACGCGGCGCAGGCCCATGCCGGCCATGTCGCTCACAATGCGGGCGATCTCCTCGTACGTGAGGATCTCAGAGCGCCCGAGCCAGGGCAGCCCCTCCTCCGGCATGCAGTAGACGCAGCGCAGGTTGCACTTGTCCGTGACCGAGATCCGCAGATACTCGATGCGCCGGCCGAAGCCGTCGCGCATGCCGTCTGCCGCCGGATTCCCGCTCATCGAACATCCACCGGCGGCACGCTGCCTTCGAGCCAGCGCGCGTCACCCGCCACGTAGTGCTCCTGCTTCCACACGGG
Coding sequences:
- a CDS encoding succinate dehydrogenase/fumarate reductase iron-sulfur subunit, with product MRLKLHVWRQSGPGDAGRFEDYVAEDVSEHMSFLEMLDVVNERLIGEGRDPIAFDHDCREGICGSCGFMINGEPHGPLPRTTVCQLHMRNYRDGDELWIEPWRATAFPVLRDLVVDRSPFDRIVQAGGYISVRTGSAPDANNIPVPKANADLAMDAAECIACGACVAACPNASAMLFTGAKVTHLGVLPQGQPERYTRVVEMVAIHDEEGFGHCTNHGACQTACPKGIKVDYIAHLNADLRKARFRHPAG
- a CDS encoding fumarate reductase/succinate dehydrogenase flavoprotein subunit; amino-acid sequence: MELNAKIPSGPIDAKWDRHRFELKLVNPANKRKYTVIVVGSGLAGAAASATMAELGYNVHCFCFQDSPRRAHSIAAQGGINAAKNYQADGDSVRRLFYDTVKGGDFRAREANVYRLAEISLNIIDQCVAQGVPFAREYGGNLANRSFGGAQVSRTFYARGQTGQQLLLGAYQALEKEVRSGKVKMHTRHEMLDLVLIDGRARGIVTRDLVSGAIESWAADAVVLATGGYANVFFLSTNAKGSNVTSIWRAHRRGAGFANPSFTQIHPTCIPPSGDYQSKLTLMSESLRNDGRIWVPVEPGDKRPPNEIPDAERDYYLERHYPSFGNLAPRDIASRRAKEAVDEGRGVGPSGVGVYLDFRDSIARLGRNVIAERYGNLFDMYANITGENPYEVPMRIYPAPHYTMGGLWVDYNLMSTIPGLHVAGEANFSDHGANRLGASALMQGLADGYFILPLTIGDYLARTKQDDLDTTHPAFADVEREVAEKADRLLSINGSRTVNDFHRELGALMWEYCGMARSAEGLRTALQRIPELREQFWADVRVPGSAATLNQSLEHAGRVADFLEFAELMCYDALDRDESCGGHFRVEHQTSEGEARRNDEQYAHASVWEFTGVGNEPRKHREELTFENVQLAQRSYK
- a CDS encoding succinate dehydrogenase cytochrome b subunit; protein product: MRRVFSLWDSTVGKKIMMATTGVILIGFVVGHMIGNLKVYQGAEAFNHYAEGLRTFGAPFFGHGQLLWIIRIVLLVAVLVHILAAVQLVLRSRKARRVGYRKYEGDMVFSYASRTMTWGGLIILGFVVYHLMHLTFGNAHPDFIPGNAYHNFVAGFQSWPVSVAYILTMIPLGFHLYHGFWSMLQTFGATNPKMNHVRRPIAAVLAGAVVLGNISFPVAVLAGLVGY
- the mdh gene encoding malate dehydrogenase, with protein sequence MVNKITVVGAGNVGATAAQGLARRELAREVVMIDIMEGVPQGKGLDQWESAPIEGWDARVRGTNSYDDTAGSDLVVVTAGIARKPGMSREDLLKTNAGIVRDVSENIKRSSPDAIVIMVSNPLDVMAHVCMTTTGFPRERVIGMAGVLDTARYRSFIALELDISVEDIQALVLGGHGDTMVPLASYTTVSGIPLSQLLSKDRIDALVDRARTGGAEIVGLLKTGSAYYAPAAAVVQMAEAIVRDKKRVLPCSAWLQGEFGMKDIFLGVPCKLGRGGLEKVIEVDLTSDEKAALGKSADAVRETMALLS
- the moaA gene encoding GTP 3',8-cyclase MoaA; the encoded protein is MSGNPAADGMRDGFGRRIEYLRISVTDKCNLRCVYCMPEEGLPWLGRSEILTYEEIARIVSDMAGMGLRRVRLTGGEPLVRKDLPQLVSMLRAIDGIDDIALSTNAVLLPKLARPLRDAGVNRVNISLDSLRPDRVDALARRPGSHAAIFDGLRAAEDAGFSPIKVNAVIMRGRNDDEIEDFARITLERPWHVRFIEVMPVGENLGISAAEYVSSFEMLERLRRIGDLTPVAGPAGNGPATYFEFAGAAGTVGVITPMSHNYCDRCNRMRLTANGRLRPCLFGDLETDLRTPLRAGEPLEPLIRRTLEIKPERHHLVQGSAAGSGGLRALSQVGG